The genomic stretch TACTGCAGTTCGTGGGTGGCGAGGGCGGCCTTCTCGACCGTGTCCGCGGCGCGGAACCGGTGCTCGAATGCGGCGCCGGTGCGCAGGTTGCGCATCTTGGTCTGCACCATGGCGCGCAGGTTCCCGGGTGTGTGGTGGCGGAAATCGACGACGCGGCAGGGATCGCCGTTGAAGACGATCACGGTGCCACGGCGGATCTGGGTGGCGGGCATCGGCATACGGCCGCGACTCCTCCGGTTCGGTAGGCTGGTGGTCGAATTCGCAAGTTCGGTCGGCTGCGGCCGCCCACACATCTCCGCTGGCAGCGCCCGCGACAACCTCAAACCTTATACACTGGCGCCAGTCACCGTTCCAGGCAACCCCGTGCTCAGGTCCAGGGCCCACCAGGCCAGGGGCGGCAGTGGGAGCACGGGGTTCAGCGACGCGGGAAGGTTCAGTCTGAGGCTGGGGAGCCAGCTTCCTGGCGGGCGGCGAGCCAGTCGAGCAGGCGGGGCCAGATTTCCTCGCGGGCTTCGCGGCTGACGACGAGTCCCGCATGGCCGTAATCGGTGGCGAAGCCGGTGCGTCGGCCGCAGAGCAGGAAGCTCTTGTCCGGGGAGCCAACGAGGTCAAAGAGAGCCTGGCAGGCTGGGGGCGGCGCCCAGAGGTGGTCGCCGGCGCCGGCGACTGCGAGGAGGGGCAGTCGGAGCTGGGCGAGCCCTGCGCTGTAGTCGGAGCCGTCATCACCGCGCCAGTGTCCGCCGATGTTCCACCCCATCCACTGGGCCATGACGCCGGGCAGTTCGTCCTCGGGCCCGAGTCCGAGGCGGCGGGCGGGGAACCGCCCGAGGAGGAGCGACGCCCGGCGGATGGAGCGGGCGAAGAGGCCGCGCCAGGGCTGGAGCCAGGGCGCGGGCGTGGCGATCGCGACCGCGCCTGCGAGCTGGTGGGCGAGAGCCGGTTCGGCAGCCAGAGCGGCGAGGGCGGCGGACCCGCCTGCCGAGTGGCCAATGAGAAAGGGCCGGCCGCCGGCGGCGGCGGCGGCGGCGAGGGCAGCGGGCACGTCCTGGCGCGCCCAGTCGTCGAAGTCCCATGGCTCTCCCCGGTCGGGGCGCTGGCTGGCGCCATGGCCCCGGGGATCGAGGGCCCAGGCCTCGAATCCGGCGGCTGCCAGGGCACGGGCGAAGCCGGTGCCGCGCGTGCCGATCCAGAAGGTATGATTCGAGAAGGTGCCCGGAATGAGGACCACGGGCGTGGCGCCGGCGGGGCCCATGCGGTGCACGGCGAGCCGCACCCCATCGGCGGCGTGCAGGAACTCGAGGCGGGCGGCGGGTGGCGCTTCCGGGATCATGCGGGCGTCAGCACGCGCACGCCGGCGGGCACGACTGCGGCTGTGACGGGGGTCTGGCCGGCGGGGTCGCCGTCGATCTGGACGGGGGCGGGCGGGTCGGCGTGCAGGACGATGTGACGGGCCTGGAAGTGCAGCAAGCGTCTGTCCTGCCCCACTCGCTGGCGGGCCGCCTGCCAGAGCACTGCGGGGAACTCGGCGAGGTGTGCGGGCGCGATGACCAGCACGTCCAGCAGCCCGTCCTGCCAGGAGCGGCAGCCGCGCGGCGCGAGGGGGAGG from Gemmatimonadota bacterium encodes the following:
- a CDS encoding alpha/beta fold hydrolase; this translates as MIPEAPPAARLEFLHAADGVRLAVHRMGPAGATPVVLIPGTFSNHTFWIGTRGTGFARALAAAGFEAWALDPRGHGASQRPDRGEPWDFDDWARQDVPAALAAAAAAGGRPFLIGHSAGGSAALAALAAEPALAHQLAGAVAIATPAPWLQPWRGLFARSIRRASLLLGRFPARRLGLGPEDELPGVMAQWMGWNIGGHWRGDDGSDYSAGLAQLRLPLLAVAGAGDHLWAPPPACQALFDLVGSPDKSFLLCGRRTGFATDYGHAGLVVSREAREEIWPRLLDWLAARQEAGSPASD